The sequence tacattaaaggCTACGATAAcactttactttacttttaacTGCATGATATTTGGAATTTTGACTCACCGCTCGAGCGACTCTTGGCCCGAATTCAGTGTCCCCCTCGGTATTCATCTGTGGCATCGTTCGAATGTGACCGTTATTCCTCAGTTTCGTGTTCCTTAATGCGTACGCTCGAATTTTAGCAAGATCCTCCTCGGAATTGATATTAATCTTCTCCACTTTCCCATCGAATCCAGTAGTTTGATTTTCGATGTGCAGTCGCCTGGTACGGCTGTTGCCGCGGAATTTTCTTGGGAGTCGCGCTCCATGCTCTACGCTCTCAAGACTCGAGTCGGAAGAATCCGATTGAGCAACGGAAGTCTCCGTTTGCAACGGTTTCCTCGTTGCGCCGATATCGAACGACGAGATTAAAAACAGtaactgaaaattaattttgatattcgAGTGTAAACTTCATAAAAGAAGTAGTAGCCAGGAGTAAGAAACAGGAAGGGTCGCGGTTTCGAGATAGTAGTAATCGTTATCGAATACAACTTAGGGACTTCCCGTGGCGTTCTTTAATTAGTAGAAAAGGAAGAACAATTTATCggtatttaattacttaaatttcATCGCGATTGTTCGAGAAACGTCAATAATACGGGTATCTAATTTCTCGCGTCTATTGAGAAGCTATTTCCTTGACCCATATAGTGGACCTTCTGAGATAGGGTACGCAGAAGtgaatcggataaaaataagaatattggccgtatttgttacgttgttatagaaatggGCATGCTGACTATCCGTATTACTTCATACACCTTTTCTGCATTTAATccaatacatcttcaattgtGTTAGAATCGACACGAACGCGCGCGGTAATAACGAATTCATGGTTAGTCTAAAATACATAGTTGGaatttggaataaaataatactttttgaaaaacaataaaagaagTTACAGACTAGGCCAAAGAAGGACACTATTAAAAGAGGGATGAAGACTAATAAAGACGAATGAATTCAAGGATTCATACAATTCAATTTAACGAATTGATTTTAAGTTTTAAGTATTAGTTTttctgatccgattcgcctcgttTCATCCCATACATAACATTACGATTTTGGAGCGTATGTACTGTAATAtctaaaaaacaaatataataatataatttatttcaataaacaataaacacatttaatatagataataaatgaatataatttatctGAAATGTTAAAGAAAACTCCGATTTTTCTTGATAATTTTCTGACATCAGAAATAAAAGCAAATATTGAGTCTCAGAAAAATCTTCCAAGCTTCgttaaacaaatacaaatttacatttcCTTTACATTTCCAATTGAACTTGGTTCAACTTCAATGTTTATAACTTTTAATTTCTTAGTACAAGTAAATATTCATTCACATTAACATTCACGAGTTGATTACAATATCgctttacaaaatttttaaaaatatcacttTAAATCCGAAAATTCTCTCCAGCGTAAAAATGGCTGGTCCGGTTTCACCCCTTCGAAACGAAAGTAACACTCACCAAGAGTGCGGTCCACATGGCGGCTGACGTTTCAGTGGCTGTGTTCGCAGTGGTTTTCCGTTCTGGTCGAGACTTAGATCACGATTGGCCGAACAGATTCGCCGAGCATCGGTTATATACGTTGCAGCGTTTATGATCCCGAGGAACGCGATTAAAGCTGCGGCCGGTATGCAGATTTCCTCGTAGAGTGGGAACGCGGCGCGCGATACATCCCGGTTGAACCAAAATGAGTCACCTTCGCGAATACACCTCCTCCCAAGGAACGGAAAGAAAGGACGCTTCGAATTGCTCCTTTTCTTCTTCGAAACCTGGCCACGGTGGAAGCTTCTCAGCTACCCCGGCCGTTGTGGATTCCTCGGTGAACGGCGGCGTCACCTGCCGCTTATGATTCAGCTACGCCCGATAGCGGTACCGTTTGTAATTTCGTACGATTTATTTCCTTCTTGTTCAgaatatataatgttacatcGTCAGttcttctaaatatttatacgaaGATACTGTTCGACGAATGAAGAACACCTTTGGTTATTTTTATCTTGGATACATCTTTCGCAGCTCGACGACTTCGTATCGAGAGTCTTTCATTgccttttatttaatattttatttaatttccttttagccgagtaataacatttaaaatatatattcgattCATTTTTAATGCCAGGTAGGTTCTTAATAAACTCGTAAGAATTTCGTAAAGAATTCGTAAGATTCTATTTCATCCCAATTACCAAACTAGATCCATGTTTACCTTGCCTATGCTTCctgttaaaaaaattaactcTATTTAATCAGTTAATTAAATCAGTTCTAACGACTGATCGTTCTCGTTTCAGCGAGATCATTTTCGTAGATGTCGGGTTCACGGAATCTCCCTCGCATTTTCGACGAGAAAGTCACCGGACACGTCACGCAGGTGTTAAACACCCGTTCAGCGGTCGTTAAACGCGTCGAATATCGTTCGCGTGTGCGTCGTACCTTTTCGTCGGCCCTATAGAACATCATTGGCGAACAAtgaatgaatagatgaataaatgAGTGACTAACCGATTCCGCTTCGGGGTGTTAACGATGTCGCGTTAATTGAGGCTTACGATGCCCGTCACGGAATACGTTCGCGGAATAACTGGCTCCACGATCGTTCGTCGAACGCGGTTTAACGAGCGCAAACATCGTTAATCTTCCTCAGTTATATCCGACAACCGATCGATCGCCGCGACGATTATGTGGGTCTAGGTCGGACACGCAGGCTGGAATTCGCGAAAaagtcttcttcttcttcttctccttctctgTTGATGGAATTTTTCTATTCTATCGCGATTCTAAAATTCCTGCGTAGCGACATCAATCTCCGCGCGTCTAGCCGGTAAAAACAGGAATAGGCATGGCCGCGGAATTACAGGAAACTCTTGAACCGTATTTCTTTTCTGATTAAGGTCGAATACATTAATGATGATTTATTGGAGAAGCAATAACGTATGAAAGGAATATTTGTAATGCTATCGGTCACCGGTGAGTTCTCGGGGAATGTAAAGTTTGTTCCTTTTTTGAGACAGTTAGCCGGAAGTTGTCGAGCAATCATGTTTctttagtttctttaaaaaatgtcgaatgcgccaattagagtgatttattaCACTCTTCTTATGATAATATTGAGGAGcggtttaaatttaatatgtatcCCCTGTGCAATTGATAAATGAATTGTGTTAGTTCGTGTTTTATATTGGTAAAATCCCAGAGAATAagtaatgaaaagaagttaCTTTCTccaacattcaatttattttgtttcgcaTAAACAGTAAACGtataaaatctgcagtctattgatcaatttataataaatatataataaaggaGAATTAAAAAGGAATTTAATAAGGAAACACTTTCTTAAACACAGTTACAAAcgttatatttatgtaataagaTCCGGGAAGTCCTAGTAACCTTGACTCATTCTAGAAAAATGgaacaaaatattcttcttccatGATATgcaagtaataaatattaatattatacaaataataaaatttccatcTTTTCTGACGAATTAGGGTTAAACCGGACACTGCTGAACCTTATTGCGTACAATACACTtacagtattaaaaaaaaacgcgATTATCCAAAAACTTCCATTCTAAAAATTctcatttcgaatttttaataatcatcgTAGGATCCGTAATAAGAACCACGTCTGGGGTAGTAATTGTAACTAGGAGACCTGTAGCCGTATCTTCGGTTACTAGATCTTCCTTGGGTCTCCTGCCGATACCTAAACAACGGCCTGAAGATTATATCCTCGGCGACGTCCATGTCCTCCGTGTCACGCGGATATTCGCCGTGATTCGGAAAAAATGGCGCGACGATGCCCCATCGCGGGACCGCGACAGGCGTCAAGAAAACTTCTTCGTTCACCAAATTTGAAGATCCTTCCGGTAACAATGACACTTGCATTGCCTCCTGCGTCGATGGGACGATTGTGATctgaaaacaatatatttttttaaattattggcTTTATATATCGTTCTTTTAGTCGATACCGTCGCCATTTTGTTAGTGACTTCTTCGTCGGATGAAGGAACGTGAAAGAAAAGACGCGACTGCTTTGCTACTTGTACTTTATTAGAACTACCTTGTATGTACATTCAAATTCT comes from Nomia melanderi isolate GNS246 chromosome 7, iyNomMela1, whole genome shotgun sequence and encodes:
- the LOC116424203 gene encoding uncharacterized protein LOC116424203 — protein: MWTALLLLFLISSFDIGATRKPLQTETSVAQSDSSDSSLESVEHGARLPRKFRGNSRTRRLHIENQTTGFDGKVEKININSEEDLAKIRAYALRNTKLRNNGHIRTMPQMNTEGDTEFGPRVARAIEAYGKSKEHLETNGEIEEWRDQALITRHPERRGVGLRVTRSIETGQPEVSAKNTEDLEAQDAKVFRPLFVYRQQLAKRQNRGDRFMITKYPYLAAPRLPGY